ttgctattttctacattgtagaataaatagtgaagacatcaaaactatgaaatgacacatggaatcatgtagtaaccaaaaaaagtgttagccatatcaaatatatttgagattcttcaaagtagccaccctttgccttgatgacagctttgtatccatcaaccagcttcatgaggtagttacctggaatgattttccttcactctgcagtccaactcatcccaaaccatctcaattgggttgaggtcgggttattgtggaggccaggtcatctgatgcagcactccatcactctccttcttggtcaaatagcccttacacagcctggaggtgtgctgggtaattgtcctgttgaaaaacaaatgatagtcagatgtaaaccagatggcatggcgtatcgctacagaatgcaGTTTTGgatttatcagaccaaaggacagatttctcgtgttttttggcccaagcaagtctcttattattcgtgtcctttagtagtggtttctttgcagcaatttgaccatgaaggcatgattcacgcagtctcctcgaaccgttgatgttgagatgtgtttgtacctcacagatttcaagtaacaatctgaggtgcagttaattgacGATTTATGAGGTGCAGTTAGAGGTGCAACTtatctgtggcggtcctcatgagagccagtttcatcatagcgcttgatggttcttGAGActccacttgaagaaactttagaagttcttgaaatgttctgaattgactgaccttcatgtcttaaagtcatgatggactgtcgtttctctttgcttatttgagctgttcttgccataacatggatttggtcttttaccacatagggctatcttctgtgtacccccttaccttgtcacaacacaactgattgtctgaaatgcattaagaaggaaataaattccacatatgaacttttaacaaggcacacctgttaattgaaatgcattccaggagattatttcattgttttgttgtctccactattattctacaatgtagaaaatagtaaaaaaaatataaagaaaacccttgaatgagtaggtgtgtccaaacttgtactgtacatgttgaaCATAGCTCGGTGCATCAATGTTGCATGTGCACAAATCACAAATGGTAACATCGAAACTTGGTAAATGGAtcaattgtatgattttttttttaaattttttagaTGTTTAATATTTGTCTAATTTATTTTTGGAACATATTGGCCACTTTTgcgaaataaaatacaaaatagtgGAATTAAGAGGGTACTTTGTTTTTATTTCTGTATATGCTGTTAGATTTTAAATCTTTGTATAGAGCTGATTTGTATGATTTACATAGTTTTTCTTACTTTGTTGGTGCATTCTGCATGAGGCAGGAGTGCTTTATGCATTGACGAAAACTTACGGTTGAACATTGTTTTTCTTGGGGATGTTGTATCAATGACTGTACATTTTAAAAGTGTAAATTGTTTTCATTATTTTATAAGAACATATATTAAAAATATTTCATAATGATAgaatctgtatttttttattatttttggcCATggtattttaactaggcaagtcagttaagaacattcttatttacaatgacggcctaccaaaaggcctcctacaGGGACTGGGAtgaaaaaatataggacaaaacacacatcgaCAAGAGacaccataacactacataaagacagacctaagacgacaacatagcatggcagcaacacatgaaaacacagcatggtagcaagacaacataGTACAAACATTATTGCGCACAGACAACaaaaagggcaagaaggtaaagacaacaatacatcacgtgaagcagccacaactgttagtaagagtgtccatgattgagtctttgacgtaagagattgagataaaactgtccagtttgagtgtttgcagctcattccagtcgctagctgcagcaaactgaaaagaggagcgacccagggatgtgtgcgctTTGGTGACCTTTAACAGAACGTAACTGgtagaacgggtgttgtatgtggaagatgagggctgcagtagatatctcagataggggggagtgaggcctaagagggttttataaataagcatcaaccagtgggtcttttgacaggtatacagagatgaccagtttacagagtagtatagagtgcagtgatgtgccctataaggagcattggtggcaaatctgatggccgaatggtaaagaacatctagctgctcgaggGCACCCTTACCGGTCAATCTATAAATTGTCTCCGTAGTCTAGCATGGGTatgatggtcatctgaatcagtgtTAGTTTGACAGCTGGTGTGAAAGAGGAGAGATTACGATAgaagaaaccaagtctagatttaaccttagcctgcagctgtgatatgtgctgagagaaggacagtgtaccatctagccatactcccaagtacttgtatgaggtacctcaagctctaaaccctcagaggtagtaatcgcATCTGTGTGgaaaggggcattcttcttaccaaactaCATGACCTCTGTTTTGGAGGTgatcagaacaaggttaagggcagagaaagcttgttggacactaagaaaccTTTGTTGTAGAGTGTTTAACACCAACGTagtataagactatcatctgcatataaatggatgaaagagcttcctactgcttgagctatgttgtaaattgagaagagcgtgggaccTAGGaatgagccttggggtactcctttggtgacaggcagtgactgagacagtagatgttctgactttatacactgctctctttgagagaggtagttagcacacctggccaaagacccctcagagacatcaATACTCATAAGCCggtccacaagaatggaatggtctaccgtatcaaaagcacAACActgcttagaatcaagggaatTTGTGATGTCATTTAGGAccttttaaggttgcagtgacagattcataacctgagcggaaaccagattgccaagaaagtcagtcagttgattattgacaagtttttcaaacacttttgataaacagggcaaaatagaaattagCCTACAATAGTTAGGATCAGCCTGatcctttaaataaaggatgctcTGTGGCTGCcctccaagcaatgggaacctccccagagaggttaaaaaggtcagagatagggcctcccgggtggcacagtggtctagggcactgcattgcagcgctagctgtgccaccagagactctgttcgcgcccaggctctgtcgaaaaaaaacaaaacaagcatCTATAGATTGGTGATGAtcggggcagcaaccttaaagaagaaacattggggtcaagtttaaagagctcctttagcacctcggactcagtgaccgcctgcagggagaaactttgtagtggggcagaggaaaaagagggaggggcATCGGGGATAGtggcattagaaggggtgggagatgaggaaatgttgaacGGGCAAGGAGGTATGGcggagtcaaataggaatcctgacaatgcagtggtgattaaagagttcagccatgtgctccttgtcagtaacaaccgcATCATCAATATTAAGGGACATGGgtagctgtgaggaggagggtttattccaggtctttaaccatttCCAGAACTttttggggttagacccacagagagaactgctccttaaagtaactaactttggccttccggatagcctgagtgcacttattgcTCATTTGCCTGAaccagagccagtcagcctgagtatgcgcgtgccgagcctttcgccaaatgatattcttgaggtggagtaagtCTGCCAGATCACGGTCCAACCAGGGGCTAAATCTGTTTTTAATTATccttttctttatgggggcgtatttgttaacaataccaatgaaaatattaaaaaagaaggtccaagcttCTTCGACAGAGGGAATCAAGCTGATTatataccaatttacagaggccaggtcatgaaggaaggcttgctcagagttttttagcaagcatctatgacaaatcaggacaggatgTTTCACTGAGGAGCCATTATGAACACGGGCTGTAAAACAGTCATCACTTAGGTCATTATAGAAAACAACAGACTGATACCTGTCAGGATTATTTGTaaggataacatcaaggagagtagccttttcttgGGGTTTGGAGTCATATCTTgagggattggtaataatctgagaaagatttagggagtcccattgctttaggacttggtcaggtggtttaagcatgtcccagtttaggtcacctggcaggacaaattcagacttagtgtaaggggccaggagagagcttagggcatttAGGGTAAAGGCCGGTGCTGATAGTGGCcgataacacccagcaacagtcaacaaagagttatttgaaagtttaatgcgtAAAACCAGCAAATcgaattgtttggggacagacttggtggagacaaccgagcactgaaggtgatccttggtaaagattgccactccaccacctttggaagatctctCTTGTCgaaaaaaggttataaccagaaaggttaacatcagtattcaaaacactctttcttaacCACTTCtctgtaatgaccaacacatctggattggagctgtgaacccacactttcaattgatacattttaggtaaaaagcttctagtgttaacgttcagaaatcagtgaagcagatatcagagcacaaatcAGAATTGggtagcaacagtagatgggccagcgtgtactgtacatgtacatttCCAGATCAatcagcagtaatacaatcaaggcacggcagaggacagggagagctcttcagtgttgatttataacatttgaatgtgcattagatgacaagatcatattgtacagcaatttcatcaagTAACATGACTACAAAGCCGGGGAGAgttggttagaataggatgggaggccaagagtCCATGTAACCAAAGTcctgagtgtgggaacaaacagtctGTCCCATGGTTGGGTAAACAAGCAAGTTCATGGTCAACAATGCATACAGGAGTCATAAGGCAAATAGCATAAAGCACAAGAGAAAAATATAACGaattggggctagccattgtaaatTCATAGTCTCTTGCCCCAACAGTGCGTTTGTGCTGCATTTTTAAAATGCAtttcttatttcacctttatttaaccaggtaggcaagttaagGAACAAGTTCTCCTTtccaactgtgacctggccaagataaagcaaagcagttcgacacatataacaacacagagttacacatggagtaaaacaaaaatacagtcaataatacagtagaaaaataagtctatatacaatgtgagcaaatgaggtgagataagggaggtaaaggcaaaaaaaggccatggtggctaagtaaatacaatatagcaattaaaacactggaatggtagatttgacagtagatgagtttgcaaagtagaaatactggggtgcaaaggagctaaattaataaatacagtaggggaagaggtagttgtttgggctatttatagatgggctatgtacaggtgcaggcactgtgatagactgcatccaatttgttgagtagggtgttggaggctattttgtaaatgacatcgccgaagtcgaggatcggcttCGGCgatctagatttaactttggattggagatattttatgtgagtctggaaggagagtttacagtctaaccagacacctaggtatttgtagttgtccacatattctaagtcagagtagtgatgctggacaggcaggcaggtgcaggcagcgatcggttgaagagcatgcatttagttttacttgtatttaagagcagttggaggccacggaaggatagttgtatggcattgaagctcgtctggagggttgttaacacagtgtccaaagaagggccagaagtatacagaatggtgtcatctgcgtagaggtggatgagagactcaccagcagcaagagcggcatcattgatgtatacagagaagagagtcggcccaagaattgaaccctgtggcatccccatagagactgccagaggcctgaacaacaggccctcagatttgacacactgaactctgtcggagaagtagttggtgaaccaggcgaggcaatcatttgagaaaccaaggctgttgagtctgccgatgataatgtggtgattgacagagtcaattTAACTATTTGATGACATGAACAGGTTTTGtttgtacttgtgcatgtgacctGAGGCATACAATGCATCTGCTGAATCCTCAAATGAAACCCTGAATGGAACCAAATGGAACAGTAATGTCATTGGATAGAAGTGGCAACAACGTAATGGCACGTTCCTCTGGCTCAGACactgcatgcatcaaccaatggtcaTCGACCTTCAGATTGCTCTAACAtatgaacaaaactataaacgcaacatgcaacaatttcaaagattttactgagttaaagttcatatgaggaaatcagtcaattgaaataaatgcattaggccctaatctatgaatttcacatgacttggaatacagatatgcatctgttggtcacagataccttaacaaATATTTCTGTTGAGTAGTTAGCTAGCTGATGCGTTAAATACCTATAGATGCTTAGTAAGAGAGCTGTCAGACGGGGACTGCGCCTTTAAAATAAGCCCTTGCCTCGTCACTGTCAACGAAAACCCGGAAATCAGGCACCAAAAAAAAGCAAGTTGTGTTGCGTTATCAGTGGATTCGATTACTTCAGTTGGGTGAGAAGCTGCAGAAGTTACAAACCACGTTAGTTGCTGCATCTACCTATTGAAAATAAAAGCCGAAATCAGGTGTAAGACATTTGAGGACAACGGATTTCTAGATAAGGAAGAGTAGCCTAACCATCGATAGATTCATGATATCGATAAATGTTCAACTCCAATGAAGCAAGCCTAAGGATGACACTAGACTGATCGGATACCGAGGATAGATCATAACAGGCCTCATTGAAAGATGGGTTTGGCATGTAGAAGTACATGTTACCATGAAAGAGTAGAGTATAATTTGTATAAATGCCAAGGGGGGCTTAGGGTAGCCTAGATACTATTATTTAGGAGTCGAGGTGGGGCGTTGCAAATACAAGCTATAACAATACTATTATAAAATAAATGAGCAACGTCTGGTGCAATACTTTGAAAACTTCAAAATAAGACGCTAAGCTGAATTGCGGACTCTATCTAATCACATAATAGGTGGTTTCACTGTAAGTTCAGTTCGGGGACTGACACGTAGCTGTAGATCGGGCCAACAGGGACCGAGCAGCTGCCGTGAGTTTCAGTTATAGAGATACGGGTCTTTTTCGTTCTAACCGCGTTTTAGAAAGCTTTGTTATGTCGAGAACTAGTCGACGGTACAAGCCTTTGCAGGCGAATAACGGTGCTCTCCCTGGTTGCAACTCGGTTCGGATGCCCCGTGCTCGGGTACTGGTCTTCTGTCTCTTGGGTGTGCTGACTCTTGCTATGGTGTTGGGCTTATATTTGTCCAACGAAACAAGCAGCAACCGCAACAACAGAATCCCCGTCGTAGATTTGGCAAAAGACCGGGTAAGGAACTAAACTCAATCAATTACTGTACCATTTACAGTTGCGGTAGTGATTGTTGTTCAAGTACAGTTGGCACACAGAATGGTGTCACTGAGGGCTTCAGTGATTTGAGGTTTGTTGTGTGTTCTATTCCATGAGGtcatctcttgctctctctctctaccacccaccCACTCATTCCTCTGCTCCAGTTATCCCATAAGGCCAGTAAGTCTTCTCCATCCCAGGTGCGACGGCTGGTGTCCCAGGTAGACGGATCACGCCTGTGGGAGACTCACCTTAGGCCCATCCTCATTGAGAGACTCCCAGGAACCCTGGGCAGCCAGGCTGTACGCCAAGTGAGTGGGTCAGGTGGACTAggtgacaataataataataatgatgatgcatTTATATGGTTTCTCACAGCACTTTCATGTAGGAAAGAGTATATCATTTCTAGTTAAAGATCAAACGAAATGCCTCGAGTTCACACCCTTTTCTCATTTCTTTATATCAGCACATCTCCTCCACCTTGTCCTCCCTCTCCGCTGGCTGGACAGTAGAACTCGACTCTTTCCTGTCGCCAACGCCTCGGGGTCAGGTCACTTTCTCCAACATCGTTGCGACCCTTGACCCCGGGGCCCCTCGCAGGCTGCTGCTGACCTGCCACTATGACTCCAAGGTCCTACCCCCGGACCCACGGGTCCCGGAGAGGGTGTTCCTGGGGGCCAGCGACTCAGCAGTGCCCTGTGCCATGATCCTGGAGCTGGCTTCTGCCTTGGACGCCCAGCTCAAAGCTCTCAATCAGCAGGTACCATGTCCATCAATTTATTTTTCCCGGGACTGCATTTTAGATCTATTTATCAGTTTAGTCTGTATAAGAGATTTTGAGATAAACAGTAAAATGTTCAAGCAGACCTGTCCCAAGTTGGCAGCAAACAAAATGCAGGAGCACAATGTGTTATCAGGCATTGTGGTCACAACCACACGTCTGATTTCCCCgcttagaatatatatatttttttaggccAGCAGGCAGTTTACTCAGATAAACAGAATAAAATACTGCAATGGAAAGAACAGAGAACtggtgagggagacagagtgagGTGAGATGCTGAGTAGTTGGGTttctctccctactctctatcccctcctctctctctctctctgcagtgtagaATATAAAAGTGCTGACTGTAGCCTTGCAGAGAGCAGCCCTGTTTTTAGCAGCAGACTCCATCCTCTGTTTAgcagtgtcccccccccccagagactaACTTTGGTAGTCAGaaatacacacaaccacacacagccgAACTGCGACATCACTGCAGCCTCACACAAAAGAAAATAAACTGCAAGAGTGACGTTGTTGGGAATTGAGATGTGATGAAATGACATTGCCTTGGCCTTTACTTGGCACAGAGCAGAACATTCTCACCCCTGTCTCTATCTAATGCAATTAAACCCTACCTGCTCCCACTGTCTCTGTGCTGTAGGCATCTGCTGTAACCCTCCAGCTAGTGTTTTTTGACGGAGAGGAGTCGTTTGAGGAGTGGACAGCCACAGACTCTCTCTATGGATCAAGGCACCTGGCAGAGCGCATggcacacacaccccacccactaggctccacacacaccaacctgcTGCAGGCTGTGGTAAGACACCTTTGTGTGCACATTAAAATATGGCATCCACTCACTCTCACCTCCGTCCATTTTAGGATCTCTTTGTTCTACTGGACCTGCTTGGTGGTCCAGACCCTTTGATTGTAAATCACTTTGACAACACTGCCCGCTGGTTTGACCGTCTCATCGCTGCAGGTAACATACACACCCCAGGGAGGGTCAGTTCCCTTATTGACGTTGTCTTTCTGCACTCTGTGCTTTaactctcctccatccatccctctcagaGAAGAGGCTGCACAGGCAGGGTCTGTTGACCTCTCACCCCTCTGAGCAGACCTACTTCAGGAAGGACGTGTACCTGGGCCCTGTGCAGGACGACCACATTCCCTTCCTACATAAAGGTGGGAGGGTATGCTCATATACAGCAGACAAACtgacatacagtcgtggccaaacttTTTgaggatgaaacaaaaatattaattttcaaagtctgctgcctcagtttgtatgatggtcaatttgcatatactctagAATTTTGTatagagtgatcagattaattgcaaagtccctctttgccatgcaaatgaactgaatcccccaaaagaacatttccactgcatttcagtcctgccacaaaaggaccagctgacatgtcagtgattctctcgttaacacaggtgagagtgttgacgaggacaaggctggagattacTCTGCCATGCttattgagttcgaataacagactggaagcttcaaaaggagagcggtgcttggaatcattgttcttcctctcaaccatggttacctgcaaggaaacacgtaccgccatcattgctttgcacaaaaagggcttcacaggcaaggatattgctgccagtaagattgcacctaaatcaaccatttatcggatcatcaagaacttcaagaagagcggttcaattgttgtgaagaaggcttcaggtcgcccaatattttttatttttctgatgaatcccctttccgattgtttggggcatctggaaaaaagcttgtcaggagaagacaaggtgagcgctaccatcagtcctgtgtcatgccaacagtaaagcgtcctgagaccattcatgtgtggggttgcttctcagccaaggagGTGGGCTCACTcataattttgcctaagaacacagccatgaataaagaatggtaccaacacatcctctgagagcaacttctcccaaccatccagggacagtttggtgacgaacaatgccttttccagcatgaatggagcaccttgccataaggcaaaagtgataacaaattggctcggggaacaaaacattgatattttgggtccatggccagaacTCCCCataccttaatcccattgagaacttgtggtcaatcctcaagaggcgggtggacaaacaaaaacccacaaattctgacaaacgccaagcattgattatgcaagaatggactgccatcagtcaggatgtggcccagaagttaattaacagcatgccagggcggattgcagaagtCTTGGaaaaagggtcaacactgcaaatattgactctttgcaacaacttcatgtaattgtcaatcctttgacacttatgaaatgcttgtaattatacatctgacaaaaatatctaaagacaatgaagcaaactttgtggaaataaaTGTGTcactcaacttttggccacgactgtactatcACAACAATTCGTCGCCTCGGCTGATGGGATTTTGTCTTAAGAAATCATTTAAATCCTGCAATTCTTCTTTCTTTCACACCAACTCAGGTGTTCCTGTGCTTCATGTCATTGCCACCCCCTTCCCCCCATTCTGGCACACGCTGGATGACACGGAGGAGAACATGCACCGACCCACAGTGGAAAATCTCACCAAGATCCTGGCTGTGTTCCTGGCCGAGTACCTGGGCTTTTAACCACACCTGGACCCACCATTGGACTGGTCCCATAACCCGAGAACCAACAGATTACATGGGACACCTTTTTAACCACAGTGTAGGAAATACAGACAGGGGTTTGGGGCAGTTTTGCCCTGACGTTGCAAAAGACTAGGAGAGATAATGTTCCTCTGTCACTGGACAGGTTCTATCCACTGAAACCAACACTCATAGACACATTGATCTGAGAGCAGAACTACCATCAAGTGACCCTGCTGGATGTTGGCAGCTTGTATCACAGAAAAACCTTGATAAATAACTGGAAGAGGCCTTTGTGGATTTTAATATTCTCATCGCCTCTTTTTTTTAAGTCTTAAGGTAGCACTGCTAACCTAATCTTTTCTTTATGCTATATGGTCCTCTGTTGTGATTTTCCAACACTCAGTGAATATCAGACTGTAGACTTGATTTCATGCCATAAGCTCGTTGAGCTGACATTGACGGTTGTATTCAGAGCATGGCAGTGACCGAAAACTTGAACATAACAATGAATGACATTGAAATGGTTGTCCCATCACTGGATATCTTCTGTATGCATTACCTCTCCCCAAGAGGTTTCCGGCCCAGGCTTGGTTTAGCATGTCATCTGTCTCACATCTTACCAGAGTGCTGATTTCAAAAACGGCTTCAATCGGAGAAGGTGCTGGGCGAAAATAAGCTGGATAAGAACACAGCTGAATCAAAAGCGTCAGTCCGAATCTAAATAGGCCGGATTGCCTCTGCGGGAGGCAGGCAGCTTGCGTGCACACACTGGATGATGTTGTTTAAGCTCAGTGAATAGGAATCATCTCAC
This genomic interval from Oncorhynchus clarkii lewisi isolate Uvic-CL-2024 chromosome 27, UVic_Ocla_1.0, whole genome shotgun sequence contains the following:
- the LOC139385975 gene encoding glutaminyl-peptide cyclotransferase-like a isoform X1, whose amino-acid sequence is MSRTSRRYKPLQANNGALPGCNSVRMPRARVLVFCLLGVLTLAMVLGLYLSNETSSNRNNRIPVVDLAKDRLSHKASKSSPSQVRRLVSQVDGSRLWETHLRPILIERLPGTLGSQAVRQHISSTLSSLSAGWTVELDSFLSPTPRGQVTFSNIVATLDPGAPRRLLLTCHYDSKVLPPDPRVPERVFLGASDSAVPCAMILELASALDAQLKALNQQASAVTLQLVFFDGEESFEEWTATDSLYGSRHLAERMAHTPHPLGSTHTNLLQAVDLFVLLDLLGGPDPLIVNHFDNTARWFDRLIAAEKRLHRQGLLTSHPSEQTYFRKDVYLGPVQDDHIPFLHKGVPVLHVIATPFPPFWHTLDDTEENMHRPTVENLTKILAVFLAEYLGF
- the LOC139385975 gene encoding glutaminyl-peptide cyclotransferase-like a isoform X2 produces the protein MSRTSRRYKPLQANNGALPGCNSVRMPRARVLVFCLLGVLTLAMVLGLYLSNETSSNRNNRIPVVDLAKDRLSHKASKSSPSQVRRLVSQVDGSRLWETHLRPILIERLPGTLGSQAVRQHISSTLSSLSAGWTVELDSFLSPTPRGQVTFSNIVATLDPGAPRRLLLTCHYDSKVLPPDPRVPERVFLGASDSAVPCAMILELASALDAQLKALNQQASAVTLQLVFFDGEESFEEWTATDSLYGSRHLAERMAHTPHPLGSTHTNLLQAVDLFVLLDLLGGPDPLIVNHFDNTARWFDRLIAAEKRLHRQGLLTSHPSEQTYFRKDVYLGPVQDDHIPFLHKGESVDEDKAGDYSAMLIEFE